DNA sequence from the Sulfurimonas sp. HSL3-7 genome:
ACGCTCTCAAACCATAGTTTATTTATGAATATCAATTTAAGTTAGTTTCCGCCATATTTATTAAGCGTGTATTTTTAGGTGTAGGCGAGGAGTTATCATGTATGCCAAATACTTGATCGGTTTATTAGTAATTGGCCTTTTGGCCGGGTGTTCTAAAAGTGACGGTTCATCAGATCATTCACCATCAAGTGAGGTCACAGTCCTCGACGGTTATATCAAAGATGGAAATGTAACCGATGCCAACGGGCAGGTCGCAACAGAGCGCAATGGAACAATTGGACTCTATACTTTTGCATCAACCCCGGTCTACCCCATCTCATTGACCGTCGGCAGTGCCAAGCTGGTTGATACGAATGCAGCATTCGACGTCAACCTGAGTGCTGCTAGCGGCACGATCATCTCCCCCATAACGACCATCATTGATGGTGATGCTGCCGTCAGATCCAATATTGAGATCCTGCTGGGCGGACTGAGTGATGCAGAGTTGGCCGTTGATTATGTCGAAACCGACAATGTCGAAGTGGCCAAATTCGCCCAACTCTGCTACGCGATGCTTAAATATCCCAACGGTGCATCACTGCTTAAAGAACGGTTGACAACGAACTTCAATGCCGGTACCGACACCAATCTCACCGCTTTTATCGATGAGATCAAAAGATCACCGGTTAAACAGCCTATCTTCAGGGAGCTACTGGCCAAAGTAAACGCCTTCAGCGGTTCTGTCAGCACGATGGAGTCGGAACTCAACAGTATCAAATCCCTGCTCGATACCGACTTTACCGTCGCCGACAGGGCCGCATTGGATGCTTTGATCACTAACTATGATGCCAACTATACCGCTGATGCTAACGCTGCAACGACAAAAGACCTTGAAAGAAAGATCAAGTATGCCGTAGTAGACGCGGTGACAGATATGCACAGACTGTTTTATGGGAAGCTGACGTTTAATGTTGATATATCCTTATGGAATACAGAAAATGTCACCGATATGAGTGAAATGTTCTACGCTGCGGCAGCATTCAATCAGGATATCGGCGATTGGGACACCGCGAACGATACGAACATGAGTTTGATGTTCTACGCAGCTAAAGTATTTGATCAGGATATCGGCGACTGGAATACTTCGAATGTTATCAGTATGGACTATATGTTCCACAATGCCAGAGCGTTTAACCAGGATATCGGATCTTGGGACACTTCAAAGGTGACTACGATGTCCCATATGTTCGATACTGCCCAAGTGTTTAATCAGGACATCGGATCATGGAATACTGCGAAGGTCACCACTATGGCTTATATGTTTGCTCATACCAATGCGTTTAATCAGAATCTCGATGCGTGGGATACGTCAGGTGTAACAACCATGAACGGCATGTTCTATAGTGCCACGGCATTTAATCAGCATATTGGATCATGGGACACTTCACGTGTAAAAACGATGAATCAGCTTCTCAATGCCGCCACCGTATTTGACCAGTATATAGGGGATTGGAATACTTCAAATGTTACAGATATGACGTCCCTTTTTGAGGCTGCTCTTGCATTTAATCAAAACATCTCAGGATGGAACGTTTCAAGCGTAAAACTTATGCCAAGAATGTTCTTTGCTGCTACTGCATTTGATCAGAATTTATCAGATTGGAACGTGAGTAATGTTACAGATCATACTGAATTTGACGCCGTTGCAACCAGCTGGGTATTACCGAAACCGACATTTCCGTAAATCCCGTGATTTCCGGGTCAGTCACGCCGGCTGACGTCGATGCAATCAGCCGACTTCTTGCGAAGACAGAAGGCCGGTCCACATTTGGCAACGTCGGCCACGCCCCTCTCTTTTGGAGAATTATTTTTTCTTATAGTGGGACATAAAGTAGTTAAAAGAGTGTTTTAACGCCTTATTGGTCAGCTCGACAAACTCCTTTGTCTCCTGCCAGTTTGTACTTGCTTTTGTCTTCAGCTCTTTGAACTTCTTCTCAATCTCATCGATGAGCGCTTCAAGCTCTTTACGTTGCTCTTCATAGATCTTCTTCGCATCAGCACTGAGACCATCCACTTTTTCTTTCAGATTGAGCTCAGCCAGCTGTTTTTTGAATGAATCGATCTGTGTCTGCGCTTTCGTCAGTTCTTCCTCTTTTGTCTGTTTTTGGGCTTCGGCTGATTTTTTTTCTTTCATGGCAGGTCCTTCAGTTAATGTGTTTAAAACGATTATACACCGTTTTTATAATTATTATCCATTAAATTTTATAATTGTGCATAAGCGGACAACGCGACAGAGCGTTCAATGTTACATCTGACTAAGTATCGAGTAGCTACAATGTTGCCATGAATAAAGTTGCCATAATTGGCGGAGGTGCAGCCGGGTTAATGGCGGCACTGACCGCTGCAAGAGCCGGT
Encoded proteins:
- a CDS encoding BspA family leucine-rich repeat surface protein, whose product is MYAKYLIGLLVIGLLAGCSKSDGSSDHSPSSEVTVLDGYIKDGNVTDANGQVATERNGTIGLYTFASTPVYPISLTVGSAKLVDTNAAFDVNLSAASGTIISPITTIIDGDAAVRSNIEILLGGLSDAELAVDYVETDNVEVAKFAQLCYAMLKYPNGASLLKERLTTNFNAGTDTNLTAFIDEIKRSPVKQPIFRELLAKVNAFSGSVSTMESELNSIKSLLDTDFTVADRAALDALITNYDANYTADANAATTKDLERKIKYAVVDAVTDMHRLFYGKLTFNVDISLWNTENVTDMSEMFYAAAAFNQDIGDWDTANDTNMSLMFYAAKVFDQDIGDWNTSNVISMDYMFHNARAFNQDIGSWDTSKVTTMSHMFDTAQVFNQDIGSWNTAKVTTMAYMFAHTNAFNQNLDAWDTSGVTTMNGMFYSATAFNQHIGSWDTSRVKTMNQLLNAATVFDQYIGDWNTSNVTDMTSLFEAALAFNQNISGWNVSSVKLMPRMFFAATAFDQNLSDWNVSNVTDHTEFDAVATSWVLPKPTFP